The genomic DNA CCCCGATACCTGACACGATACCGATACGATACGATACCGATACGGCGGTAcgggaaaattttcaaaattcccGATACGATACGGCCTCGATacgttattaaaaaattaaatttaaaattaatagtataAGTGCACAATgtataaacataactaaaaatgatgataaacaaacattcacattaatgaaaatgatcaaaacaagtgacaattacatattttttccgCACAAATTAGATAGAATATAGCTAAACATCATTAGTACCATCCAAAGAGAACATCATAAGTACTATAAAAAAAGAACATCTTTGTCTAATGTTAATTACTTAACGGTTAACACTAATTTATATcgaaaacaaacaacataagaaacataacattagagagaagagaaacagaGTAGAATTCAATCAGTGGTAATGGTTAGAAGAGAGAATAGCTATTGCTATGTGGTGACGAGAAACCCTATTTTTTTAGGTTAGAAaagacaatatgattttgatagcGCTGCCAGACTTGATAGGTGTCGGAGTATAAGTAAGCTGTGTCGGAGTACAAGTTAGTCGTATCCGACACGTATcggtcattttttttccttcaaaaaataaatattaactgTCCGATACTTCTCCGATACGCGTATCGgtcattgtttttcaaaaaaataaatattaattgccCGATACTTTTCCGATAGCCGTATCGGGACGTATCGGTATCCGATACGTGTCGGATACGATACTTCACCATTTTTGGAGTATCGGGGCTTCAGAGGTTACTTGTAGGCTGTAGTTTTTGAGTGCATTTTACCCTGtacttcataaaatttgatgCTATTAGAACCTAAGATCCTCTAGGGTACAATGTTCATTGAGTTGTCTTGCATGAAAGCTTTATGCGCCAGTTTTTGAACACTGGAGGATACTCACCATTATCATGCAAATTGCAGGGTCTATTTCTATCAGTTTTGCAGCAAGATTCAGAAATCCGTATAGCGGTGAGACATTTAAATGATTTTGTATTTCAAGTTTTACGAAGCATGTTTGAATGATTTCATTTCAGTTGTCACCTAAACATAACATAGCTTTAGAAGTCAATCATATTTAGTAATTTCAATTTCGTATGATGGAAATGAAATCAGGTCAATGTAAAACCCAAAACTCAATTATGTAGCATTTAAATATTTCAATCCCaataatatcatcaaattaaGGAAGGAGAGCTTTGACGCAAAATGACATTACCAGTAGGTTGTAAGTCGAGCCTTAGAATCTTCCTCTTGCAAATACAAGACTGCCTACAAAAAGTTTTTTACCTATTTTTTcttgagcaatgatatttgtacatccattccaTTACGACTTTAGTGACAAcgttgtttctctctcttcttattggtcaaaaacaatggagagagaaaaagaaagagagaggatAAAACCATcacgtgagtatgagagagaaagatgtacaaaagttgtcacaaattggttgtacaaatatcatttctcttttttcttagACATCATCATAGAGGAAGCTTTATAGAGCTTTACAGCGCTACATAGCACTTTTAGTTACATCAACTTTAGAAGTTAATCTCTGTATACTAGATTTTCTAATATCAGGCCGTTGTAAAAAAAGTTCAGGAATCATTAACAAAGCTCGCAGGGTGGCACACACTGGTCAAACTTTTTTAAGCCTGTCCttaaattcactaaaaaaagTCTGATGTGATTTTTGTGTAACATATTTTCAGGGTTATAGAATGATAAGTGGATTGGTGTCTCGACCATGGTGCTTGATGGAGATATGCTCAAGACAAGAGATTATAAATATTGTGACCGACCCAAGTACCGAAACTACAAAAATAGGTCTGTGTTTTGATTTGCATTACTGTGAATATGCATCCATTCCACATGTTTACCGTCCGaatattactattttattttctttggtgTGTACTATTTTAACACAAATTGGAGTATTTCAGGAATGGAAGCTAGATATAACTGCTGCGTGCGGATAAACAAATCACTGACGCAGTCAAGTAGAGTCTCTGCTGATCCTGCTTTTGCAGGAATAGCTGCAAAGGTTAGATGCCAAACTTTCCCATTGTGTATTGCTTGTGTATCTTTTATATCCTAAACAAATCAAGAAAACAGTGTAAATGCCAAACTTTCCGGTTGTGTTTGTGTATTTTGTGTGCAGCTGCAAGAAGCCGTAGGATTGGGTCCGTATCTTCATCATCGAAAGCGCGTTGAAGCTCAACCTATTGTGATGACGGCTGATAGATTTTAGTTTGCACAAGCTGATCTTGTAATTTTGCAATTTGCAGTGGTGTGGAACATAAACCTTACTCTTTAcctaatattttgttatgacTTCAGGATTGGTTTTTAACAAGTTAAAAGAGCCTTTACAACATTTGATCTAGACTTGAGCGTTTGgttttcttgtttgttttttcaagACTTAATTGGTctgttaattaatttatgaatttcattttggtcccattaAAACATCCATACTGGTCTCTTAACATTACCTCCATTGATTAATTTGGTCCTATTCTGTTAATTTTAACCCAAATGTCTAAGGACCTTAaaccctatttaattttaattttaatttaaatcatttgatttttttaaaagatgactgttattttattttatggcgAGCCAACaacaattgattttattttctcttcatCACCTTCAACCTTCGTCAACATTCATCAATCTTCAAACATTAAAACCCAAAaacctagaaaaaaaaaaaaaaaccaaattaaacATTCAAACTCTTTAATCAAACCTCTAAATCACTACACCACCAACATCTTCATCGGGATATAGAAATCACATACAACATTCTAGATTTAATGATATAGAAATCAATCATCATTTCAATCGGGATATATAAGAAAGATGTTGAATTGGTTTTCATTGAAACTGAATATCAATTGGCAGCTATTTTCATTAAACCTCTTGATAAAAGAGTTCATCATCCGGAATCTTAGCTTATGTTGATTTCCAAAATTGTATCAAAATATATCTTGAATGTTAAGAATTTTATGATTACAAACTAATTTtatctaaatatattttaaatattggttCTAAAGTTTTGGACACATATCATGTAACGTAatattttgtaaccaaaaaaaaatgtaaggtaatatttaattatatcatgtatatctatactatatataaagaaaacaatctctttcagctcttttgggttgacttttttcttttcaaaaatatcatcaattttcaatacaaataacacatgtaacaaatgaTAGCCTCTAATATGGTCCTCTTTTTTGAAGGAGCACCCATGGTCCTTATAAGTTGACCGACAATAGAAGGTGGATTTGGTCCTTTACAAATTACACTGTACAAATTGCGAAAAAAGTAAGTTGACGCGGCGTTGGTGTTGTGACTAGAAGGTAGAAACAACTATGTTAATTCCACAATAAATATTAAAGAGTACAATTGAATCATTCAATCTGCAACCCAATCTTTGCCAATTCCACAATTTACACTAAGCTCTTTACGATAGTTGAGTTTATAGTACCAAAAACGAACGAATCATTCAATCTGCAACCCAATCTTAGTTTTCACAATGTCAATTTCATCTTTCAGAGGCTGACGAAAAGaggcaacaacaacaatagtgAATCATAGTTTGGGGATACAACGCTGACTAAAGTATTTGTTGGAGGTCTTGCAAAGGAGATTCCAAAGACACTCAAATCCAAAGATTGCAACTTGAAAATAATAGTAGAATTTTATGGCTTTAAAGATAATGGTAGTAATTTATTCCTTCATCCTAACTAAGTCATACTCCATACTTGGGGTTGGAACCAAGAACGCCAATTTCAAAAACAAGATGAAAGTTTTTCCCATCGATGTCCTCGTAAAGATTTTAATAGAAGGCAAAAAATGGAAAAGTGCTATGTATGGTGTAAATTGGAAAGCAACGAATTCAACCTACTATTGCGGGTCAATTAATGAGACCATGGATggaccttaaaaaaaaaaggaccatattaggggctcccgtaacaaatagataagaataaatataaatattaaaataaaagtgtaacaacacaaatgtctaatttttttctttatcatgtaAAAAGTGTAATAAACTAGATGAGTGTAtctatatttactttttcattatcacaattatacccttaaacaacaattttttctataataaagatttttttttaaggaataaagattgttgttggtgtcatttaaaaaatttgaatatagattataatttttgttatattgttggtttcattgaaatatataatcatagctaatttgatatattataatttgaaagaaaaaatatttatattgttaattttaatcaaaattaaaatttcataaaaaataacgttcctaattttttttttgaaagataacgTTCATAATTTCAACGTACCCTCTTTTCGctagttttaaataataaaaacgCTTGTGTTCAATTAATTGGAGAGTAAATATAGATAATTAATCTTTATTCCTACTTCATGAACTATGATTAATTAACTACGCCTACTTTTCCTCTTCTttcaattgttttaaaaataatgttaccTATTTCTCACAATCATCAACTCTCTCTTCCTCTGAAACTTTAAAACTCAAAAACCTGAAATTTTTGTTGatctctaataaaaaatatatgaaaaaaaaaaaatcaatgataatGTGGGTCTCTGAAACAATCTTTAAAAActtaattgataatttttttatgaaaatttgtattttttaaaattaaattaacccACTTAAAATTTTGGCTTCTGAGAATTAAACCCGAGACTTTGAGGAGGAATACATTCCTAGATTTCAAGTCAATACAATCAGGCCAACCAAGtaatttcaaaatttgtatatttaatttattgtaaatgaagtttttgatttttataaaaatatatttcttttaatttaaaatccttAAAGATGTCAGATATTCGATAgcaaaatcaaaaagaaaagaatatatGTCATAGTAAGCTTAACTgagttgataaggacaatgcataatatatgtaagtcGGGGTTCAAACATCAAATGTGTGATTATCTAAGagtaaatgatatttgaacaaccatttgatgacaacttttgtgacaaccttctttttctctcttcttattgataaaaaaaacaatagagaaagaaaaagaaaagagatgaTAAGAATATTATGCTACAATAGAGAAAGTTAAAATGTTATAGATAtctaatattttcttaattttttttaaagaaaagtgAGCTGTGGTTACCTACCTACAGGTGTCACTTATTTGTGCAAACAACATATTGTTTAAGAGAGAGAtatagtaatagtaatagtaatactGCCTGCCCCTAGTTCATCTTAATCTCTTTCATTACCTTTTATGAATCTTGAGGAAGTTAAGAAGAGTGAGCAGTGACATTAATCAATCAATGGGAAGAATCTTTGCAGTTGAGCTGGATGGCAGAGTTTACGGCTGCAAGTCCTGCAATACTCACCTTGCTCTTTCCACTGATCTCATCTCCAGggtatcatatcatatcatatcatccttcttcaattttttttgtgtttcaaCTAATTAACCATTCATTAACCACTCCTATTGTTTGCAGGGATTTTATTGTCATAGAGGAAAAGCATACCTTTTCAATAATGTGTaagtatttttcatttcttcttttctttgttaAATGAATTAGAGCGGTAACCTTGACGCAAcgggtaaagttgttgtcatgtgactgaaaggtcacgggttcaagtcctggaaacagcctcttgtataaaaaaaaaagggtaaggctgcgtacaatacaccaataatggtgggaccccttcccggaccctgcgtatgcgggagttttagtgcaccgggttgttctttttgttaaataaattagtACAAATTATGatagttttattataaataatggTATTATAGTAGGGCTTATATCATTTATtgttggcttaattgcacttttggacccctatctttccaaaagttgcggttatggccccctaactaatttaaatacaaaacagccccctatattttgattctttggcagttttggaccccgagtccattagtgaggtgccacgttggaaagataggggtccaaaagtgcaattaaacctttatTGTTCGATGTGGAAAATGTATTAGTGTTTCTAATTTCCAATAGCAAACTAATACTGAGGCATTTCAATTTGTTGAACTACATATAAGAATTGTATgtttcctcaaaaaataaaataaaataagaattgtATGTTAACTTATACTGGGATTTTTGTAACTTGCTAGCTTGTCGGTTTGAATGGTGGGACCCTTTCCTGGACCTTACGTATGTGAGAGTTTTGTACACCGGACGGGGCTGCCCTGAATGTTGAAATACTCATCTTATGCTTTGATTAGATTATTATGTATAAGTGTACATGACCTGTACATGCTTCAACATGTATGATATACTGATATTACTATTAGAATTAGATTGTATTGATTGAAATTATAAATACAAACTAGATTatgcttttttattattaattgtagcTTCCAATTCTTCTCATGTGCATGCTTGTGTTTCTGGTCCATGACACAGTGTGAACTTCACCAGTGGAGAAGTGGTGGAAAGAATGATGCTTTCAGGGATGCATACTGTCGCAGATATATTTTGTTGTCGCTGCGGGCAGATAATTGGCTGGAAATACGTAATTCTTCCACCGTCCTCTCTTATTTTTACAAATCTATATTTTCAAACTAGTGTTGTAGGTGAAATCTATTTGATCATCATTGTGCATCTAGTTCTTTTGATCCTTCTAAAATTGCATCTCTCTCATAGGAAACTGTGCAGGAGAAAAGCCAGAAGTACAAAGAGGGAAAGTTTGTTCTTGAAAGGTTAAAATTATGCTATTTTGCTATCACAACTTAAGTTGAGTTTTTTCTTATGCTTAATGTGTGTTTTTACTGATTGTTCATGTCATGCTTGTCCATTTAACAGAGGAAGGATCGTTGATGAAATCGGTTTCTCCACTGAATTCTGTGTTGAAGGCTGTGTCAGCATGAGTGATACTGAAGATGATTAGGCCTATTAAAATCTTTTGTATTTGTTGGATCAGGTGAAAGAAGAGCTGTTGTGttatgtgaaaaatatgataGAACCTTGAAAATGTTCAGAATCAGAACCAATTTGTTTTGCTATTTCATTTTAGTATTAgaagataaaatataaaataataagtaaaaatTTCAATGACGTCTGTAATTCGTGTATCAAAAGGAGATGGAACCGTCGGTTTCCTCTGAGGTCACTTGGTTGCAAGATTCACTCTTCAACATTGTGGTTCTCGATTTGAGATATAGCCGAGATGGCTAAGGAGATGGAACCATTTTTTTTGGACAAGACCTGGCTCTTTTCACACAGGGACAGAACTAGATAACATGGAGATGATTACTACATTTCTTTTTTCCTCTTTATATTATGCAAAagccaaattttaatttattttgttgtgtgataaattaaaaatatatagaggatgataaaataattgttaatgGATGATTTTTTTCCTACTAAGTgatgaataaattaaattatatattttttaatgaatttcaaATTGACCGTAAATGtattaatgaattgaattgttctaaaatttttgttataattgaAACTAATAAAATGGATTTGGAAAAATTTAGTTTCAATTCAACCattcttcttttgtttatttttttcctttttcatcatTTATGCTACATATGTGATTTGTTCTAAATTACACATTCACCATAGCATATTTTCCAGAATTACCCTTAAGGCCAAAATATTTAATCATTCTCCCACTGTGGATGATATTATACAATCTCAAACAAGTTCACATAGACCATACAATCTCTAAATGTAGAGACAAATCttcattattttcttcaaaaaagttCAAGGCAAGCTCATTCCAAATCTAGTTAGTTACAAAAAGGATACGGCCTAAACATGGGAGATTTTGGCacacaaattaaattttattttggcaaGTAGTTCAATGGCTAGGAATTTACCTTTTAAACATGGGAGATCCTGgtacattattttaatttttttatcaagtaatacagtggttaaaaattcatatttttaaagtgaatacatggggtgtccggggttcaaaccctggCCCTTACATAATTCTACTGACTAAACTAAATTGACGGGGACATTCTCTTATAGTttatataaacataaataaacaatCGATCAGTTATAACATGATATATCAAGTCATctttaaaaattacatataaCAACAACCTAAGATATGGACCAAAAACATCAAAGCAATTTTATATATTCCTCTCTCCCAACAACATACAGAATATGAGTGTCACCATTGAGATTGGCTGGGAACTACCAAACTACTAGTTTTCCTACCACTCACGCAGGCCCAGTCGTCCAATTTGGAAACTTCTATGCCTTCTAAGAAGggtgaatatttatttatgatctGATGAACCTACATAAAACACAATGGCAATAACTATAGTGCACCACAGAATTGAAAATTAACAGAAGGCTGCCTTTCAAAAAAGTAAATCAATATCAAGCATTAACTAAATTACCTGTTCAGATAATATACCAGAGAGACCAATAACTGCTCCCGGCTTTGCACGAGAGATAATTTGATCAGCATTATCTAACAAAGGATTTAAGAGTATATTTGCAATGACCACATCATACTTATCCTTGTCGGTAATAGTTTGTATCTCATGCGTATTTTCTCCCTCTACAAATCCAGATGTCTGATCATCTTTGGAGGATAAAGAATTTTCACCAGCTATCAACTGCAGTTGTATTCTGTCTGGTCCAATGTTGTTCAGCGCAGCATTTTGATATGCTGATGCAATTGCTTGTGCATCTACATCAACTCCAACTGCAAAGGCAGCACCGAACTAATAACAAAACAGAATGTCAAAAATTGAAATGGAAGATTCAACTATACATAAAAACAATGTAAACAATATCGAAAAGCTGTAAAAATATTGGAAACTTTTTGAGTATGTATTGATAAATATCCAACGAGTATTAGTAGAGATACATGTCAAACACCAATACTTTTGTACTTTTGAAGTATTTCGGCTTCATTTACCAATGCAAGTATTCGTCTATATACAGAAGTTACCAATGCAATTTACAACCAAAACATTTTCTTATGCTCAAAGATATCACAACAAAATAACAAGTGCTGAAGTGCATAAAAACTGATAATATGTTGGACTTGttgctcaaaaaataaatttggggGCTTTGCAACTAAGAATATAAGTTATGACCAGCATAAGGAGGAAAACCAGAGAGTCCAGGACTGCATTTTCTAGCTTTCTGAGATTGAACATAATTAAACTAAAGCTTATTAATGTGGTCTCAACTCAAGTATGCTTGTTCTTCAACAATTTTTCTCACTTAAGTTCAACTCTAGTACTCCGAAAATCAATTGAATACCTTAAGAGCTGCAATGGCAAGAATCCCAGAGCCCGTGCCATAGTCTAGGATGTATTCTCCCCCTGTTATACAATCATGCAAGAGCAATAGACAAAGTTTAGTGGTGGCATGTTCTCCTGTTCCAAATGCATGTCCGGGATTGAGCATTATATTTGTTGCTTGAACATCCTATACAAAATTCAGTAATGGTTAGCATTGGGTTTAATTTAATGcccaaaaacaaaagaagcaAGCAAATACCTG from Medicago truncatula cultivar Jemalong A17 chromosome 8, MtrunA17r5.0-ANR, whole genome shotgun sequence includes the following:
- the LOC25501219 gene encoding protein yippee-like At5g53940 isoform X1 — encoded protein: MGRIFAVELDGRVYGCKSCNTHLALSTDLISRGFYCHRGKAYLFNNVVNFTSGEVVERMMLSGMHTVADIFCCRCGQIIGWKYETVQEKSQKYKEGKFVLERGRIVDEIGFSTEFCVEGCVSMSDTEDD
- the LOC25501219 gene encoding protein yippee-like At5g53940 isoform X2 — protein: MGRIFAVELDGRVYGCKSCNTHLALSTDLISRGFYCHRGKAYLFNNVVNFTSGEVVERMMLSGMHTVADIFCCRCGQIIGWKYEKSQKYKEGKFVLERGRIVDEIGFSTEFCVEGCVSMSDTEDD
- the LOC11415611 gene encoding ribosomal protein L11 methyltransferase, translating into MAAAWHFIKHLTLSRPLIMRISPSPLSFSSSLPFLFKHHHKVSSHHHCSSSSAALPHKSSSTPYLSVLIHCSKDNADVLGDALLCFGATSVSIDQNDHVAQTIDEICITSIYPEDEDINLSISHAFDSIGFKEKPRYEIKAIEEEDWIKRSQESFHPVEITKGLWVVPEWSTPPDVQATNIMLNPGHAFGTGEHATTKLCLLLLHDCITGGEYILDYGTGSGILAIAALKFGAAFAVGVDVDAQAIASAYQNAALNNIGPDRIQLQLIAGENSLSSKDDQTSGFVEGENTHEIQTITDKDKYDVVIANILLNPLLDNADQIISRAKPGAVIGLSGILSEQVHQIINKYSPFLEGIEVSKLDDWACVSGRKTSSLVVPSQSQW